One Aphidius gifuensis isolate YNYX2018 linkage group LG3, ASM1490517v1, whole genome shotgun sequence DNA window includes the following coding sequences:
- the LOC122850923 gene encoding uncharacterized protein LOC122850923 produces MLILPKLTGLLPSINIQIQDEDKLQGINLADPAYYQQAKVDVLLGADVYGSLLQDGVVQQIGNNNHLTAQQTQLGWILSGRTNSHHCSTTHQPTRHCFTMSSDNELLQLVKSFWMQEEAFHDSSADLTQDDQICLDHFTQTHSRTQEATCRTHAQTTRSSFCKDPQLHQLYSLFLNKYEKLGHMMPSRHVVDIRTICYLPHHGVKKESSSTTKLRVVFNGSQLIDKNKSLNDLLYDGPCLLNNLSDVISRWRRSKIVFSADVEKMYRQIFIYEGDQEKQRILWRPTPTEQIKSYTLKTVTYGLKPAPFLALATLRQLEKDEVPPEDREQSSTLNIQDVEVFKQLGIQWHRKDDTFTFSPSSVSNNTRLNATERKVLSKVAQLFEPLG; encoded by the exons ATGCTCATACTACCAAAATTGACTGGTTTATTACCatcaattaatatacaaattcAAGATGAAGATAAGCTCCAAGGCATCAATCTGGCAGATCCAGCATATTATCAGCAAGCAAAAGTAGACGTACTATTGGGTGCTGATGTATATGGTTCTCTGTTACAAGATGGTGTTGTACAACAAATTGGCAATAATAACCATTTGACAGCTCAACAAACACAACTTGGTTGGATCCTTTCAGGACGAACTAATTCACACCATTGTTCAACAACTCACCAACCAACTCGCCATTGTTTCACGATGTCAAGTGACAATGAGTTACTTCAACTCGTAAAATCATTCTGGATGCAAGAAGAAGCATTCCACGACTCATCAGCTGATCTAACTCAAGATGATCAGATATGTCTTGATCATTTCACTCAAACTCACTCAAGAACACAAGAAG CAACATGCAGAACTCATGCTCAAACGACAAGAAGTTCGTTTTGCAAAGATCCACAACTCCATCAGCTCTACAGCTTGTTCTTAAATAAATACGAAAAACTTGGTCACATGATGCCTTCCAGGCATGTTGTTGATATACGCACCATTTGTTATTTACCGCATCATGGTGTAAAGAAAGAAAGCAGCTCTACAACTAAATTACGTGTTGTATTTAATGGATCTCAACTtatagacaaaaataaatcattaaatgacCTATTGTATGATGGTCCTTGCCTACTCAATAATCTGAGTGATGTAATAAGTCGGTGGAGACGGTCTAAAATTGTCTTTTCAGCAGATGTTGAAAAGATGTACCGTCAAATATTCATTTACGAAGGCGATCAAGAAAAACAAAGAATTCTGTGGCGTCCAACTCCAACTGAACAAATTAAAAGTTACACGTTAAAGACTGTAACATATGGCTTAAAACCAGCTCCATTTTTAGCATTGGCAACTCTTCGACAGCTCGAAAAGGATGAAG TACCACCTGAGGATAGAGAGCAATCATCAACATTGAATATACAAGATGTTGAAGTATTTAAACAGCTCGGTATACAATGGCATCGTAAAGATGATACATTTACATTCAGCCCATCATCAGTCTCGAATAATACACGTCTCAATGCAACAGAGCGAAAAGTGTTGTCAAAAGTTGCACAACTGTTTGAACCATTAGGTTAG